In a genomic window of Apteryx mantelli isolate bAptMan1 chromosome 2, bAptMan1.hap1, whole genome shotgun sequence:
- the ZPBP gene encoding LOW QUALITY PROTEIN: zona pellucida-binding protein 1 (The sequence of the model RefSeq protein was modified relative to this genomic sequence to represent the inferred CDS: substituted 1 base at 1 genomic stop codon) — MWIDNSGKRNLKRGCFSVQSSKRFLRSAGPGDSSLKIVGSIIFPVKVYVKLNQNSPRILCVTNRLRNSELIDPVSQWRGPSGNILSENSSVKISPTGTLIFRHFESDXSGVYTCSLVYKLTAEQPAKNLIMKYLIYAYSDPNYYCEFTARYHAAPCNSIYNISFEKTLLQLLSELVAELSCEVTLIKSECHHVKMQRAGLQTEIFFTFSVASLDKEKNNRPCQQSSCDTSERLSKARYLIEKFFKQQVEITRKRSEPLPEIYYIEGTLQMVWVDRCYPGYGMNPLRHPDCPDCCVACSPGSYNPSNRIHCLPCNNSFIYGATKCQQL, encoded by the exons ATGTGGATAGATAATAGTggcaaaaggaatttaaaaagagGATGTTTTTCAG TTCAATCCTCAAAGAGATTTTTAAGAAGTGCAGGGCCAGGAGACAGTAGCTTAAAAATAGTGGGATCTATCATATTTCCag TCAAAGTTTATGTCAAGCTGAATCAAAATAGTCCACGTATTTTGTGTGTTACAAATCGTCTGCGAAACTCAGAACTGATTGATCCAGTATCCCAATGGCGTGGACCAAGTGGTAATATTCTTTCAG AAAATAGCAGTGTGAAAATATCACCAACAGGAACTTTAATATTTAGACATTTCGAATCCGACTAGAGTGGAGTTTACACTTGTTCCCTCGTTTATAAGCTAACAGCAGAGCAACCTGCTAAAAACCTTATAATGAAATACCTCATTTATG CTTATTCTGATCCCAATTATTACTGTGAGTTTACAGCCCGGTATCATGCAGCCCCTTGCAACAGTATTTACAATATTTCTTTTGAGAAAACATTGCTTCAGTTGCTAAGCGAACTTGTTGCTGAACTTTCTTGTGAAGTTACATTAATTAAGTCAGAATGCCATCATGTAAAAATGCAGAGAGCAGGTCTACAGACTGAAATCTTCTTTACATTTTCAG TTGCTTCAttagacaaagaaaaaaacaacagaccATGTCAGCAAAGCAGTTGTGACACATCTGAAAGATTAAGCAAG GCAAGATACCTCATAGAGAAATTTTTTAAGCAACAAGTGGAAATTACGAGGAAACGTTCTGAACCACTGCCTGAAATATACTACATTGAAGGTACTCTGCAAATGGTATGGGTTGATCGCTGCTATCCAGGGTATGGAATGAATCCGCTAAGACATCCAGACTGCCCAGATTGTTGTG